AATTCACGATATACAGAGGCAAAACGTACGTAGGCTACTGCATCAAGTTCCTTTAATTTATTCATAACCATTTCACCGATAACGTGGCTGGGAATTTCTTTGTCCTCCCGATTGAAGATCTGTGTTTCAACCTCATCTATGAGTTTCGTCATTTGATCAACAGAAATAGGCCTTTTATGGCAGGAACGAAAAACACCTGCTTCAATTTTGGAACGGTCATAGGGTTCTCGATTATTATCCTTCTTAATAACAACAAGAGGAATCGTTTCCACTTTCTCGTAGGTGGTAAATCTTCTTAGGCATTCATCACACTGGCGCCTTCTACGAATAGAGTTATTCTCATCGGCTGGTCTGGAATCGATAACGCGGGTATTGTCCTTACCACAAAAAGGGCATTTCATTTTCTTTATCCTCCTAATCAGTACAGTCATAATTTTATGTCTTTTGATGAACATTCTGACAATTACAAGATACATTTTGTATTATATTGAAGATTTTTCGAACGGTCAAGGAAATTATTGCATTTTATTTCATAATTAATAAAAAAGTTTGAAATTGAATGTTAAATACACTTTAGCAAACATTTTTCTGCATCGACATCAACTAATATGATATCAACTCCAATTTGCTTGATATTACAACAACTAATTACGTATTCATGATCCCGACCAAGAATGCCCCATATCCTACAAGGACCAGGAACAATAATATGGGTTATCTGCCCCGTACATATATCAAATTCGATATCGCTAACATAACCGAGTCGTTCACAATCCCTACAATTAATTACTTCCTTTTCCCTGAGTTCACAAATGCGCATATAATCACCCATATTTATTCTTGGTTTATTATATGCGCATCCGTTGAGAACGTGTATATTATTCAATACCTTTGAAGGAATAGGAGTAGGTGTAGCAGCGATTCGAATAAAGAGTATATTCTGGATGTGTCCG
The nucleotide sequence above comes from Variimorphobacter saccharofermentans. Encoded proteins:
- the nrdR gene encoding transcriptional regulator NrdR, giving the protein MKCPFCGKDNTRVIDSRPADENNSIRRRRQCDECLRRFTTYEKVETIPLVVIKKDNNREPYDRSKIEAGVFRSCHKRPISVDQMTKLIDEVETQIFNREDKEIPSHVIGEMVMNKLKELDAVAYVRFASVYREFKDVSTFMDELKKILEN
- a CDS encoding PRC-barrel domain-containing protein, which translates into the protein MTPGEHGHIQNILFIRIAATPTPIPSKVLNNIHVLNGCAYNKPRINMGDYMRICELREKEVINCRDCERLGYVSDIEFDICTGQITHIIVPGPCRIWGILGRDHEYVISCCNIKQIGVDIILVDVDAEKCLLKCI